In Blautia sp. SC05B48, a single genomic region encodes these proteins:
- the nifU gene encoding Fe-S cluster assembly scaffold protein NifU produces MYSEKVMDHFQHPRNVGEIENASGVGTVGNAKCGDIMRIFLDIDDETHIIKDCKFKTFGCGAAVATSSMATELVMGKTIEEAMEVTNKAVMEALDGLPPVKIHCSLLAEEAIHAALWDYAEKHHIKIEGLSKPKSDIHEGEEDTEEEY; encoded by the coding sequence ATGTATAGTGAAAAAGTAATGGATCATTTTCAGCATCCACGTAATGTCGGTGAGATCGAAAACGCAAGTGGCGTGGGTACTGTAGGAAATGCAAAATGCGGTGATATTATGAGAATATTCCTTGATATCGATGACGAAACTCATATTATCAAAGACTGCAAATTTAAAACATTTGGATGCGGTGCAGCAGTTGCAACAAGCAGCATGGCAACAGAACTTGTAATGGGCAAGACCATTGAGGAAGCTATGGAAGTAACCAACAAGGCCGTTATGGAGGCTCTGGACGGACTTCCGCCGGTAAAGATCCACTGTTCCCTGCTTGCTGAGGAAGCAATTCATGCAGCTCTCTGGGATTATGCAGAGAAACATCACATTAAGATCGAGGGGCTTTCCAAACCGAAGTCTGATATCCACGAGGGTGAAGAGGATACAGAAGAGGAGTATTGA
- a CDS encoding HAD-IC family P-type ATPase, producing MTGLTNEEVQERIAQGQVNNNENPNTRTYKQIILENTLTFFNFLNLVLLVLVLLVGSYKNSMFVGIIFINTVIGIIQEVRAKKTIDKLAILTESKTVVLREGKKWKISTEKLVVDDLIFLKAGEQVPADAKILEGSLEVNESLLTGEADNLPKNPGDELFSGSFVTAGQACCQIIHVGSDNYASRITSEAKEFKRHSSELRNSLNAILKVISIIIVPMGALLFYKQYYFVGDNIRDSVVNMVAAVLGMIPEGLVLLTSVALTLGALKLAQKKTLVQELYCIETLARVDTLCLDKTGTITEGTMCVEAVESYPPVYDEISEKISGKDPESGEGDGNGTESSATSAVSATDAIAKEDGSANLVLQEKSEADPEKHSQEDPKKIREIEHIMGNLLSVLKDQNATADALRARFKVSQDMELDHVIPFSSDRKYSGAAFTDTGTYLMGAAQFLFPEGNPELMEYCGRFAEEGLRVLVLAHSVNVSEGAELPEGLEPVGLLLITDVIRAEAPDTLAYFESQGVDLKVISGDDPVTVSAIARRAGLKNAEHYIDATTITTQEQMDEAVAEYSVFGRVTPQQKQAMVKSLQAQKHTVAMTGDGVNDVLALKEADCSIAMAEGSDAAKNIANVVLLDSNFAAMPEIVNQGRRVVNNIRTAASMFLIKTIFSVLLSLITIFFGDSYPFEPIQMSLISACAVGIPTFLLAQENNYEKIDHTFLRHVFMNAFPAAVTITGCVFSVMLVCQNVYHSNAMLNTACVLVTGWNYMAALKTVYAPLNTYRKVIIYSMQVIFFGAAVVLQNLLTLGSLEFGMIILVFLLMTFSPILIDVITAWLRNIYSRSLDSGEQGKFAAFIDKLRK from the coding sequence ATGACAGGACTTACGAACGAAGAAGTTCAGGAAAGAATTGCGCAGGGCCAGGTAAATAATAACGAAAACCCCAACACCAGGACATATAAGCAGATCATTCTGGAGAATACGTTGACATTCTTCAATTTTCTGAACCTGGTGCTGCTGGTTCTCGTACTGCTGGTTGGTTCCTACAAAAACTCCATGTTTGTAGGAATCATTTTTATTAATACCGTGATCGGGATCATTCAGGAGGTCCGTGCTAAGAAGACGATTGACAAGCTGGCCATCCTGACAGAATCCAAGACGGTTGTTCTGCGTGAAGGAAAAAAATGGAAAATTTCTACAGAGAAGCTGGTTGTCGATGATCTGATATTTCTGAAGGCCGGAGAACAGGTTCCGGCAGATGCGAAGATCCTGGAGGGAAGCCTTGAGGTCAATGAATCCCTGCTTACCGGTGAGGCAGACAATCTTCCGAAGAATCCGGGAGATGAGCTTTTTTCTGGAAGTTTTGTGACGGCGGGACAGGCCTGCTGCCAGATCATCCATGTGGGAAGTGACAACTATGCGTCAAGGATCACCAGCGAGGCCAAGGAATTCAAACGCCATAGTTCAGAGCTTAGAAATTCCCTGAATGCCATTCTGAAGGTGATCAGTATCATTATCGTACCAATGGGTGCGCTGCTTTTTTATAAACAGTATTATTTTGTGGGAGACAATATCCGGGATTCTGTTGTCAATATGGTTGCAGCGGTCCTGGGAATGATCCCGGAGGGGCTGGTCCTTCTTACCAGTGTGGCACTGACTCTGGGTGCGCTGAAGCTGGCCCAGAAGAAGACGCTGGTGCAGGAGCTGTACTGTATAGAAACTCTTGCACGCGTGGATACGCTCTGCCTGGATAAGACAGGAACTATCACAGAGGGTACCATGTGTGTGGAGGCGGTGGAGAGCTATCCGCCGGTGTATGATGAGATTTCAGAGAAAATATCCGGGAAAGATCCTGAATCCGGCGAAGGTGACGGCAATGGAACTGAGAGTTCTGCGACTTCTGCAGTTTCAGCAACAGATGCGATCGCAAAGGAGGATGGAAGCGCGAATCTCGTATTACAGGAAAAGTCAGAAGCTGACCCGGAGAAACATAGTCAGGAAGATCCGAAGAAGATCCGGGAGATCGAGCATATCATGGGAAATCTGCTTTCTGTGCTGAAGGATCAGAATGCCACTGCCGATGCACTCAGGGCAAGATTTAAAGTATCTCAGGATATGGAGCTGGATCATGTGATCCCGTTTTCTTCTGACAGGAAGTACAGCGGAGCTGCATTTACAGATACAGGTACTTATCTGATGGGGGCAGCGCAGTTTCTTTTTCCGGAAGGGAACCCGGAGTTGATGGAGTATTGTGGCAGATTTGCAGAGGAAGGTCTTCGTGTGCTGGTTCTTGCCCATAGTGTAAATGTGAGTGAGGGAGCGGAGCTTCCGGAGGGACTGGAACCTGTCGGACTTTTGCTTATTACCGATGTGATCCGTGCAGAGGCACCGGATACACTGGCATATTTCGAAAGTCAGGGTGTTGATCTGAAAGTGATCTCCGGTGATGATCCGGTGACGGTTTCTGCAATTGCCAGACGTGCAGGCCTTAAAAATGCAGAGCATTATATAGATGCGACAACGATCACAACCCAGGAACAGATGGACGAGGCAGTTGCAGAATATAGTGTGTTCGGACGTGTAACACCTCAGCAGAAGCAGGCAATGGTGAAGTCTTTACAGGCTCAGAAGCATACGGTTGCCATGACCGGTGATGGTGTCAATGATGTTCTGGCGCTTAAAGAGGCGGACTGCAGTATTGCCATGGCTGAGGGCAGTGATGCTGCCAAGAATATTGCCAATGTGGTATTGCTGGATTCTAATTTTGCAGCAATGCCGGAAATAGTGAATCAGGGACGCCGGGTTGTAAATAATATCCGTACTGCGGCATCTATGTTTCTGATCAAAACGATTTTTTCCGTGCTGTTGTCACTGATCACGATCTTCTTCGGGGATTCTTATCCCTTTGAGCCGATCCAAATGTCTTTGATCAGTGCCTGTGCTGTTGGTATTCCTACGTTCCTTCTGGCACAGGAGAATAATTATGAGAAGATCGACCATACATTTTTGCGTCATGTGTTTATGAATGCATTTCCGGCTGCTGTGACCATCACGGGCTGTGTGTTCAGTGTGATGCTGGTATGCCAGAATGTATACCATTCCAATGCCATGCTGAATACAGCCTGTGTGCTTGTAACAGGATGGAATTATATGGCGGCACTTAAGACGGTTTATGCGCCTTTGAATACCTATCGAAAGGTGATCATTTACAGTATGCAGGTGATCTTTTTCGGTGCGGCGGTGGTTCTGCAGAATCTTCTGACACTGGGATCTCTGGAATTCGGAATGATCATTCTGGTGTTCCTTTTGATGACATTTTCTCCGATCCTGATCGATGTGATCACGGCCTGGCTCAGAAATATTTACAGTCGTTCGCTGGATAGTGGGGAACAGGGGAAATTTGCCGCATTTATTGATAAGCTGAGAAAATAA
- a CDS encoding histidinol-phosphatase HisJ family protein, with amino-acid sequence MDQKILWDCHMHSSFSADSDTPMEEMIQTAADQCLTGICFTEHFDPDYPDTPENLDFSLNIPVYRQKLESLADAFKDQIQVNFGIELGLQPQLAESFSDLLKEVPFDFVIGSSHVVHGYDPYYPSYFEGRKESACYMEYFESILENIAAFDEMDVYGHIDYVVRYGPNQNRQYSYGRYKEILDEILRTLIRKNVGIELNTGGYHYGLGEPNPCVNIIRRYRELGGEIITIGADAHTPDKIGYAFDKAADVLRECGFSYYTVFKNRRPVFHKL; translated from the coding sequence ATGGACCAGAAAATTTTATGGGACTGCCATATGCACTCCTCTTTTTCCGCAGATTCCGATACACCGATGGAAGAAATGATCCAGACTGCCGCAGACCAGTGTCTCACGGGAATCTGTTTTACTGAACATTTTGATCCGGATTATCCCGATACTCCGGAAAATCTTGATTTTTCCCTGAACATCCCTGTATACCGCCAGAAACTTGAGAGTCTTGCGGATGCTTTTAAAGACCAGATCCAGGTTAACTTCGGGATCGAGCTTGGACTTCAGCCTCAGCTTGCAGAATCTTTTTCCGATCTTCTGAAAGAAGTTCCCTTTGATTTCGTTATTGGTTCCTCCCATGTGGTGCACGGATACGATCCTTATTATCCTTCTTATTTTGAGGGCCGTAAGGAATCCGCATGCTACATGGAATATTTTGAATCCATCCTAGAAAATATCGCTGCTTTTGACGAGATGGATGTGTACGGACATATCGACTATGTAGTACGTTATGGTCCAAATCAGAACCGTCAGTATTCTTATGGAAGATATAAGGAGATCCTGGACGAGATCCTGCGGACATTGATCCGCAAAAATGTGGGAATCGAGCTGAACACAGGCGGTTATCACTACGGGCTTGGTGAACCGAATCCATGTGTCAATATTATCCGACGTTACCGTGAGCTTGGCGGTGAGATCATCACCATCGGTGCAGATGCCCATACTCCGGATAAGATCGGCTATGCTTTTGACAAGGCGGCTGATGTTCTCCGTGAATGTGGTTTTTCCTATTATACTGTATTTAAAAACCGCCGTCCTGTTTTTCATAAGCTGTAG
- the gap gene encoding type I glyceraldehyde-3-phosphate dehydrogenase, with protein sequence MAVKVAINGFGRIGRLAFRQMFGAEGFEVVAINDLTSPKMLAHLLKYDSTQGRYALADTVKAGEDSITVDGKEIKIYAKANAAELPWGEIGVDVVLECTGFYTSKDKAQAHIDAGAKHVVISAPAGNDLKTIVYNVNHQGLTNEDKIISAASCTTNCLAPMAKALNDLAPIKSGIMCTIHAYTGDQMTLDGPQRKGDLRRSRAAAVNIVPNSTGAAKAIGLVIPELNGKLIGSAQRVPTPTGSTTILTAVVEGNVTKEQINAAMKAASNESFGYNEDEIVSSDIVGMRFGSLFDATQTMVLPLENGTTEVQVVSWYDNENSYTSQMVRTIKHFGSLLNA encoded by the coding sequence ATGGCAGTAAAAGTTGCAATTAATGGTTTTGGACGTATCGGTCGTCTTGCATTCCGTCAGATGTTTGGAGCAGAGGGATTCGAGGTTGTAGCAATCAATGACCTTACATCTCCTAAAATGCTTGCTCACTTATTAAAATATGATTCTACACAGGGAAGATATGCTCTTGCTGATACAGTTAAAGCAGGAGAGGATTCCATCACAGTAGACGGAAAAGAGATCAAAATCTATGCTAAGGCTAACGCTGCAGAGCTTCCATGGGGAGAGATCGGTGTAGACGTAGTTCTTGAGTGCACAGGTTTCTACACATCTAAAGATAAAGCTCAGGCTCATATCGATGCAGGTGCTAAGCACGTAGTTATTTCCGCTCCGGCTGGAAACGACCTTAAGACAATCGTTTACAACGTAAACCATCAGGGTCTTACAAACGAGGACAAGATCATCTCCGCAGCTTCCTGTACAACAAACTGCCTTGCACCAATGGCTAAGGCTCTTAACGATCTTGCACCGATCAAATCCGGTATCATGTGCACAATCCACGCTTACACAGGCGATCAGATGACACTTGACGGACCGCAGAGAAAAGGCGATCTGAGAAGATCCCGTGCAGCTGCAGTTAATATCGTTCCGAACAGCACAGGTGCTGCTAAAGCTATCGGACTTGTTATCCCAGAGCTTAACGGCAAACTTATCGGTTCTGCACAGCGTGTTCCTACCCCAACAGGTTCTACAACAATCCTTACAGCAGTAGTTGAAGGAAATGTTACAAAAGAGCAGATCAACGCAGCTATGAAAGCAGCTTCTAACGAGTCCTTCGGATACAACGAGGATGAGATCGTATCCAGCGATATCGTTGGTATGAGATTTGGTTCCCTCTTCGATGCTACTCAGACAATGGTACTTCCACTTGAGAATGGCACAACAGAGGTTCAGGTAGTTTCCTGGTATGACAACGAGAACTCCTACACAAGCCAGATGGTTCGTACAATCAAGCACTTCGGAAGCCTTCTGAACGCTTAA
- a CDS encoding phosphoglycerate kinase → MLNKKSVDDINVKGQRVLVRCDFNVPLQDGKITDENRLVAALPTIKKLIADGGKVILCSHLGKPKGEPKPELSLAPVAVRLSELLGQEVKFAADPEVVGPNAKAAVAEMKDGDVILLENTRYRAEETKNEDKFSEDLASLCDVFVNDAFGTAHRAHCSNVGVTKYVKTAVVGYLMQKEIDFLGNAVNNPERPFVAILGGAKVSSKISVINNLLDKVDTLIIGGGMSYTFSKAMGGHIGKSLCEDDYLQYALDMMKKAEEKGVKLLLPVDNRIGDDFSNDCNIQIVKRGEIPDGWEGMDIGTETEKIFADAVKDAKTVVWNGPMGCFEMPNFAHGTEAVAKALAETDATTIIGGGDSAAAVNILGYGDKMTHISTGGGASLEFLEGKELPGVAAANDKD, encoded by the coding sequence ATGCTGAACAAAAAAAGTGTTGATGATATCAATGTAAAAGGACAGAGAGTACTTGTAAGATGTGACTTTAACGTTCCGCTTCAGGATGGAAAGATCACAGACGAGAATCGTCTTGTGGCTGCTCTTCCTACAATCAAGAAACTGATCGCAGACGGCGGAAAGGTTATCCTCTGCTCCCACCTCGGAAAACCGAAGGGAGAGCCGAAACCGGAGCTTTCTCTTGCACCTGTAGCTGTTCGTCTTTCTGAGCTTCTTGGACAGGAAGTGAAATTTGCAGCAGATCCTGAGGTAGTAGGACCAAACGCAAAAGCTGCTGTTGCTGAGATGAAAGATGGCGATGTAATTCTTCTTGAGAATACACGTTACCGTGCAGAAGAGACAAAGAACGAAGATAAGTTCAGCGAAGACCTTGCTTCTCTTTGCGATGTATTCGTAAACGATGCATTCGGAACCGCTCACAGAGCTCACTGCTCCAACGTAGGTGTTACCAAATATGTTAAGACAGCAGTTGTAGGATATCTGATGCAGAAAGAGATCGATTTCCTCGGAAACGCTGTAAATAATCCAGAGAGACCATTCGTTGCAATTCTTGGCGGTGCTAAGGTTTCCAGCAAGATCTCTGTAATCAACAACCTTCTTGATAAGGTAGATACACTGATCATCGGTGGTGGTATGTCCTATACATTCTCCAAAGCTATGGGCGGACATATCGGAAAATCTCTCTGCGAGGATGACTATCTTCAGTATGCACTTGACATGATGAAGAAAGCAGAGGAGAAAGGCGTTAAGCTTCTTCTTCCTGTAGATAACAGAATCGGTGATGACTTCTCCAACGACTGCAACATCCAGATCGTTAAACGTGGTGAAATTCCGGACGGATGGGAAGGAATGGACATCGGAACAGAGACAGAGAAGATTTTTGCAGATGCTGTTAAAGATGCTAAGACAGTTGTATGGAACGGACCGATGGGATGCTTCGAGATGCCGAACTTCGCACATGGTACAGAGGCAGTTGCCAAAGCTCTTGCAGAGACAGACGCAACAACGATCATCGGTGGCGGTGATTCCGCAGCAGCTGTAAATATCCTTGGATATGGCGACAAGATGACACACATCTCCACAGGTGGCGGTGCGTCTCTTGAGTTCCTTGAGGGAAAAGAGCTTCCGGGTGTAGCAGCAGCTAACGATAAAGACTGA
- the tpiA gene encoding triose-phosphate isomerase: MARKKIIAGNWKMNMTPSEAVKLVETLKPLVVNDEVDVVFCVPAIDIIPVVEAAKGTNIQVGAENMYFEEKGAYTGEIAPAMLVDAGVKYVVLGHSERREYFGETNEDVNKKMLKAFEHGITPIMCCGETLTQREQGVTMDFIRQQVKVGFQGVTADQAKTAVIAYEPIWAIGTGKTATTEQAQEVCADIRKCIAEIYDDATAAEIRIQYGGSVNAATAPDLFAQADIDGGLVGGASLKPDFGKIVNYK, encoded by the coding sequence ATGGCAAGAAAGAAAATCATTGCTGGAAACTGGAAAATGAACATGACACCAAGCGAGGCTGTAAAGCTCGTTGAGACTTTAAAACCGCTTGTTGTTAACGACGAAGTTGACGTAGTATTCTGCGTACCGGCTATCGACATCATCCCTGTTGTTGAGGCAGCTAAAGGAACAAACATCCAGGTTGGTGCTGAGAACATGTACTTTGAGGAGAAAGGTGCTTACACAGGTGAGATCGCTCCGGCTATGCTCGTAGATGCAGGCGTTAAGTATGTAGTACTTGGACATTCCGAGAGAAGAGAGTATTTCGGTGAGACAAACGAAGACGTTAACAAAAAAATGCTCAAAGCTTTCGAGCATGGCATCACACCGATCATGTGCTGCGGTGAGACACTTACTCAGAGAGAGCAGGGCGTGACTATGGACTTCATCCGTCAGCAGGTTAAGGTTGGATTCCAGGGTGTTACAGCTGATCAGGCTAAGACAGCAGTTATCGCTTACGAGCCGATCTGGGCTATCGGAACAGGTAAGACAGCTACAACAGAGCAGGCTCAGGAGGTTTGCGCTGATATCCGTAAATGCATCGCTGAGATCTATGATGATGCTACAGCAGCAGAGATCCGTATCCAGTACGGCGGATCTGTAAACGCTGCAACAGCTCCTGACTTATTCGCTCAGGCTGACATCGACGGCGGTCTTGTAGGCGGTGCTTCCCTGAAACCAGATTTCGGAAAGATCGTAAACTACAAATAA
- a CDS encoding helix-turn-helix domain-containing protein gives MIKYDRFWVTMKERGITQYDLYEHYQITRSLLDRLRKNKNVEIYTIDRLCSILHCEIEDIVEHVPEPDERNEHTEKASVKNNPYSEDKKNSL, from the coding sequence ATGATAAAATATGACAGATTTTGGGTCACGATGAAGGAGCGTGGGATCACTCAGTATGATCTTTATGAACATTACCAGATCACCCGTTCACTTCTGGACAGACTTCGAAAAAATAAAAATGTTGAAATTTATACCATAGACAGGTTGTGTTCCATTCTCCACTGCGAGATCGAGGACATTGTGGAACATGTTCCCGAGCCTGACGAAAGGAACGAACATACAGAAAAAGCTTCAGTGAAAAACAATCCTTACTCTGAAGATAAGAAAAACTCTCTCTGA
- a CDS encoding Mbeg1-like protein, translating into MGNILDYLDWRGDITFEQSPFNEVDNLILACFSYLDLDEMAEVKNGNTLSVEELFAAFSRREIKKDMKAESAFLQNTPVLLEKMACAERFRKCTVGGFVNEILSRQAQQFAAVTIGLDDGTTYISFRGTDDTIVGWKEDFNLSNGVVPSHRKALEYLETHGTYIQSMLRIGGHSKGGNLAMYTAMQCSDILQEKILSVYDNDGPGFPEGFFSHGRVERVLPKVTRIIPEASVIGMLLSHQKDPLIVASTQKGILQHDAFTWEVMGPSFIEKESLTRRAAASDRSLHKWIDHMDEKQREHLIGELFSVLEATGADTISQIQEGGLKSLAAMVRQLDKLEPQSKAMVQELITGLFGSWLELLPLPELDKKRFLP; encoded by the coding sequence ATGGGGAATATTCTGGATTATCTTGACTGGAGAGGAGATATTACCTTTGAGCAGTCACCCTTTAATGAAGTTGACAATCTGATACTGGCGTGTTTTTCCTATCTTGATCTGGATGAGATGGCAGAAGTAAAAAACGGAAATACTCTTTCTGTAGAAGAACTCTTTGCGGCTTTTTCCAGACGGGAAATAAAGAAGGATATGAAAGCAGAAAGTGCATTTCTGCAGAATACACCGGTGCTCCTTGAAAAAATGGCCTGTGCGGAGAGGTTCCGGAAATGTACAGTAGGAGGCTTTGTCAATGAAATCCTTTCCCGTCAGGCTCAGCAGTTTGCGGCAGTGACTATAGGACTGGATGATGGAACCACATATATTTCATTTCGTGGAACCGATGATACCATTGTGGGGTGGAAGGAGGATTTTAATTTAAGCAACGGAGTTGTTCCTTCGCACAGAAAAGCGTTGGAATATCTGGAAACGCATGGAACTTATATACAGTCCATGCTTCGGATCGGCGGTCATTCCAAAGGAGGAAATCTGGCTATGTATACAGCGATGCAGTGCAGTGACATCCTGCAGGAAAAGATTCTTTCTGTCTATGATAATGATGGTCCGGGTTTTCCGGAAGGATTTTTCAGTCACGGAAGAGTGGAAAGGGTTTTGCCAAAAGTCACTCGTATCATTCCCGAGGCATCTGTGATCGGGATGCTGCTCAGCCACCAGAAAGATCCGCTGATCGTAGCCAGTACACAGAAGGGAATCCTGCAGCATGACGCTTTTACCTGGGAGGTAATGGGGCCATCCTTTATAGAGAAAGAAAGTTTGACAAGAAGAGCTGCGGCGTCAGATCGAAGTCTTCACAAATGGATCGACCATATGGATGAAAAGCAGAGAGAGCATCTCATCGGGGAACTTTTTTCTGTGCTGGAAGCAACCGGAGCAGATACCATTTCCCAAATCCAGGAAGGCGGTCTGAAAAGTCTGGCTGCCATGGTGCGCCAGCTGGATAAACTGGAACCACAGTCAAAAGCTATGGTGCAGGAGCTGATCACCGGACTTTTTGGCAGCTGGCTGGAATTGCTTCCTCTGCCGGAACTTGACAAAAAGCGTTTTCTGCCATAA
- a CDS encoding homoserine dehydrogenase, producing MNEKVVNAALLGLGTVGTGVYKVIKSQEQEMTAKLGCQVKITKILVRNLGKASGKVDDPSVLTTDWADIEGDPSIDIVIELIGGIEPARTYILAALKAGKNVVTANKDLIAVHGKEILETARAAQKDFLFEAAVAGGIPIISPLKNSLEANHVTEVMGIVNGTTNFILTKMSQEGMEFSDALALATELGYAEADPTADIEGIDAGRKVAILASVAFNSRVTLDNVHIEGITKITAKDIRYAKEMGCEIKLLGVARCQEDGVEAYVCPMLIPAEHPLASVNDSYNAVFVHGDAVGDTMFYGRGAGELPTASAVAGDVFEVVRNMKADCCGRVGCTCYKTLPVKDMADTHNRYFLRLQVEDRCGVLAEILEHFAKYQASVAQIMQKESKRPDTAEVVVITKLVSEGAFFKVKEELENSASVRKISSMIRVYQK from the coding sequence ATGAACGAAAAAGTCGTAAATGCGGCCCTTCTTGGTCTCGGAACAGTAGGGACCGGTGTATATAAAGTGATCAAAAGCCAGGAGCAGGAAATGACAGCTAAGCTTGGATGCCAGGTAAAGATCACAAAGATCCTGGTGCGTAACCTTGGGAAAGCATCCGGGAAGGTAGATGATCCTTCTGTTCTTACAACGGACTGGGCAGATATTGAGGGAGATCCTTCCATTGATATTGTGATCGAGCTGATCGGTGGGATCGAGCCGGCACGTACTTATATCCTTGCAGCACTGAAAGCCGGCAAGAACGTTGTAACTGCAAATAAGGATCTGATCGCAGTCCACGGAAAAGAGATCCTGGAAACTGCCAGGGCAGCACAGAAGGATTTTCTGTTTGAGGCAGCAGTTGCCGGAGGAATCCCGATCATCAGCCCGTTGAAGAACAGTCTTGAGGCCAACCATGTAACGGAAGTTATGGGGATCGTAAACGGAACTACGAACTTTATCCTTACCAAGATGTCCCAGGAAGGAATGGAATTTTCAGATGCACTTGCGCTTGCTACAGAGCTTGGATATGCAGAGGCAGATCCTACCGCAGATATCGAAGGAATTGATGCAGGAAGAAAGGTTGCCATCCTTGCATCAGTTGCCTTTAATTCCAGAGTTACCCTTGATAATGTTCATATAGAAGGAATCACAAAGATCACAGCAAAGGATATCCGTTACGCAAAAGAAATGGGCTGTGAGATCAAGCTTCTGGGTGTTGCACGCTGTCAGGAGGACGGCGTTGAGGCCTATGTCTGCCCGATGCTGATTCCGGCAGAGCATCCCCTTGCATCCGTCAATGATTCTTATAATGCGGTTTTTGTACACGGAGATGCAGTAGGAGATACCATGTTCTATGGACGTGGAGCAGGTGAGCTTCCTACAGCAAGTGCGGTTGCCGGTGATGTATTTGAGGTAGTTCGTAATATGAAGGCAGATTGCTGCGGAAGAGTAGGCTGCACCTGCTATAAGACACTTCCGGTAAAAGATATGGCAGATACCCATAACCGCTATTTTCTCCGCCTGCAGGTAGAGGACCGCTGCGGTGTGCTGGCTGAGATCCTGGAGCATTTTGCAAAATATCAGGCAAGCGTGGCACAGATCATGCAGAAAGAAAGCAAGAGACCGGATACTGCAGAGGTTGTTGTGATCACTAAACTTGTAAGTGAGGGCGCTTTCTTTAAGGTTAAGGAAGAGCTGGAAAATAGCGCATCTGTAAGAAAGATTTCTTCTATGATCCGTGTATACCAGAAATAA